The following are encoded together in the Acidovorax sp. KKS102 genome:
- a CDS encoding methyl-accepting chemotaxis protein, giving the protein MKFNDLKISTRLTLGFGLMALLIGLMGTMSVVLASRADKAFHSIIDDRFPKVLHLHVAKEDVTGVELALTQMLLDTSPENVQRHQATINAKRQQITQLFETLAQQITTPQGKAALAETLRARGEYAAQLSRYSELLTAGRMDDARAVLTGSMAAPRKAYFDALDRLIEFQESLAKTAQAAAVAAVSTLNVSVLALTGLALVAGAAIGFGIVRSTTAPLRRAVDAARAVAAGDLSLPITYRGTNETAQLLQALQEMQQSLVHLVGQVRTNSDSVSYASAEIAQGNNDLSARTEQQASALQETAASMEQLNATVRQNAENSRQANELAQAATSIAVQGGEVVADVVRTMKDINDSSNKISEIIGVIDSIAFQTNILALNAAVEAARAGDQGRGFAVVATEVRVLASRSAEASREIKGLIGTSVERVEAGSALVDCAGQTMSEVVASIRRVTDIMGEISAASTEQSQGVDQINEAVTQMDHATQQNAALVEEMAAAAASLNQQAGELVQTVATFKLPDGQEQAQASVQDPRAVLQHRPVRRPLLGQTHLPMAAA; this is encoded by the coding sequence ATGAAATTCAATGACCTGAAGATTTCGACCCGGCTCACGCTGGGCTTTGGCTTGATGGCGCTGCTCATCGGCCTCATGGGCACGATGTCGGTGGTGCTGGCAAGCCGTGCTGACAAAGCGTTCCACTCCATCATCGATGACCGCTTCCCCAAGGTGCTGCATCTGCATGTGGCCAAGGAAGACGTGACGGGGGTCGAACTGGCCCTCACGCAGATGCTGCTGGATACCAGCCCCGAAAACGTACAACGGCACCAGGCCACCATCAACGCCAAACGCCAACAGATCACGCAGCTGTTCGAGACCCTCGCCCAGCAGATCACCACGCCCCAAGGCAAAGCCGCACTGGCCGAAACCCTGCGCGCACGCGGTGAGTACGCGGCGCAGTTGTCACGCTACTCTGAACTGCTGACCGCCGGGCGCATGGACGATGCACGGGCTGTGCTGACAGGGTCCATGGCGGCGCCGCGCAAGGCGTACTTTGATGCCCTCGACCGCCTGATCGAATTCCAGGAGTCGCTGGCGAAAACGGCCCAGGCCGCTGCCGTGGCGGCGGTGTCCACGCTGAACGTGTCGGTGCTGGCGCTCACAGGGCTGGCCCTGGTGGCCGGTGCGGCGATTGGTTTTGGCATCGTGCGCTCCACCACGGCTCCCCTGCGCCGCGCAGTGGATGCCGCCCGCGCCGTGGCGGCCGGGGACCTGAGCCTGCCCATCACCTACCGTGGCACCAACGAAACCGCACAACTGCTGCAGGCGCTGCAGGAGATGCAACAGTCACTGGTGCATCTGGTCGGCCAGGTGCGGACCAACAGTGACAGCGTCTCCTACGCGTCAGCCGAAATCGCCCAGGGCAACAACGATCTGTCAGCGCGCACAGAGCAGCAGGCCAGCGCCTTACAGGAAACCGCTGCCTCCATGGAGCAGCTGAACGCCACCGTGCGCCAGAACGCCGAAAACTCCCGCCAGGCCAACGAGCTGGCCCAGGCCGCCACATCGATTGCCGTGCAAGGGGGCGAGGTGGTGGCCGACGTGGTGCGCACCATGAAGGACATCAACGACAGCAGCAACAAGATCTCCGAGATCATTGGCGTCATCGACTCCATCGCGTTCCAGACCAACATCCTGGCGCTGAACGCTGCCGTGGAGGCCGCCCGTGCAGGCGACCAGGGCCGGGGCTTTGCCGTGGTGGCCACCGAGGTGCGCGTGTTGGCGAGCCGCTCGGCCGAGGCGTCCCGCGAGATCAAGGGCCTGATCGGGACCAGCGTGGAGCGCGTGGAAGCCGGATCGGCCCTGGTGGACTGCGCCGGTCAAACGATGAGCGAGGTCGTTGCCTCCATCCGGCGCGTGACCGACATCATGGGCGAGATCAGTGCCGCCAGCACCGAACAAAGCCAGGGTGTGGACCAGATCAACGAAGCGGTGACGCAGATGGACCACGCCACACAACAAAACGCTGCCCTGGTGGAAGAAATGGCCGCTGCCGCTGCCAGTCTGAACCAGCAGGCGGGCGAACTGGTTCAGACGGTTGCCACCTTCAAGCTGCCCGATGGCCAGGAGCAAGCCCAGGCTTCCGTGCAGGATCCACGCGCTGTCTTGCAACACCGGCCCGTACGCCGCCCCTTGCTCGGCCAGACCCATCTGCCGATGGCGGCCGCCTGA
- a CDS encoding chemotaxis protein CheW codes for MTTSATRPSTTRLAPAPGTAQAVMTDLREFLAFKIGNEEYGVDILRVQEIRTYEKPTTIANATGELLGVMNLRGVIVPIIDLRLKLGQTAVQYNHLKVVIVLHIGQRTVGVVVDGVSDVLTLEREQLRPVPALRGNVKPEHLLAIGSVGPRMLILLEIEKFLAKSVAGDALAVSH; via the coding sequence ATGACTACCTCCGCCACACGCCCCAGCACCACCCGCCTCGCCCCCGCGCCCGGCACGGCCCAGGCCGTGATGACCGACCTGCGCGAATTTCTGGCCTTCAAGATCGGCAACGAGGAATACGGGGTGGACATCCTGCGCGTGCAGGAGATCCGGACGTACGAGAAGCCCACCACCATTGCCAACGCCACGGGCGAATTGCTGGGCGTGATGAACCTGCGTGGCGTGATCGTGCCCATCATCGACCTGCGCCTGAAGCTGGGGCAGACCGCAGTGCAATACAACCACCTGAAGGTGGTGATCGTGCTGCACATCGGCCAGCGCACAGTGGGCGTGGTGGTGGACGGCGTGTCCGACGTGCTCACACTGGAGCGCGAACAGCTGCGCCCCGTGCCCGCCCTGCGCGGCAACGTCAAGCCCGAACACCTGCTGGCCATCGGCTCGGTGGGCCCGCGCATGCTGATCCTGCTCGAAATCGAAAAATTCCTCGCCAAATCCGTAGCAGGTGACGCCCTCGCCGTCAGCCACTGA